From Triticum aestivum cultivar Chinese Spring chromosome 4A, IWGSC CS RefSeq v2.1, whole genome shotgun sequence, a single genomic window includes:
- the LOC123084039 gene encoding putative hydrolase YtaP, producing the protein MPARRRTPRRLPDTRATPPARPASRSYRPLPDTRERRHARSPRPLRHRATSLSSAPAPVLPAANPGHCTGTITTLSGLTLQLNSGFILLVWFSPYDCLLLYDLVWDLIKLGDYLSARDDVDPSRIGIIGESLGGMHAWFASFVDTRYSVVVPIIGVQGFQWAIDNDMWQARVDSIKHLFEEARIDSGKSEIDAEVVKKVWDKIAPATASQFDAPYSVPLIAPRPLLLLNGADDPRCPVLGLQELASKAVEAYAEAGSADKFKGPKTSSTGF; encoded by the exons ATGCCCGCTCGTCGCCGCACGCCCCGTCGGCTCCCTGACACCCGCGCGACCCCGCCCGCTCGCCCGGCCTCCCGGTCCTACCGCCCGCTGCCCGATACTCGCGAACGCCGCCACGCCCGCTCGCCTCGTCCACTGCGTCACAGGGCGACATCCCTCAGCAGCGCCCCGGCCCCCGTGCTGCCCGCCGCGAACCCCGGACA CTGTACTGGTACCATAACTACACTATCTGGGTTGACACTTCAGTTGaattctggatttattcttttggTCTGGTTCTCTCCTTATGATTGTCTTCTACTGTATGACCTG GTGTGGGACTTGATAAAGCTTGGAGATTATCTTAGTGCAAGGGATGATGTCGATCCCTCTAGGATAGGGATTATTGGTGAATCACTCGGAG GCATGCATGCATGGTTTGCTTCTTTTGTGGATACACGATACAGTGTTGTTGTTCCAATAATTGGTGTTCAG GGATTTCAATGGGCAATAGATAATGACATGTGGCAAGCTAGAGTTGATAGCATTAAGCATTTATTTGAAG AAGCAAGAATTGATTCAGGGAAGAGTGAAATAGATGCAGAGGTTGTGAAAAAG GTTTGGGACAAGATAGCACCTGCTACGGCTTCACAGTTTGATGCTCCCTACTCAGTTCCTCTGATTGCACCACGTCCACTCCTCCTCCTAAATG GTGCGGACGACCCTcgttgccctgtccttggtctaCAAGAACTTGCCTCCAAAGCTGTCGAGGCTTATGCAGAAGCTGGTTCTGCGGATAAGTTCAAG GGTCCAAAAACTAGCTCGACTGGATTCTAG